The following are encoded in a window of Caloenas nicobarica isolate bCalNic1 chromosome 32, bCalNic1.hap1, whole genome shotgun sequence genomic DNA:
- the LOC136000323 gene encoding olfactory receptor 14J1-like, whose product MSYDRYIAICKPLHYGTLLGSRACVHMAAAAWATGFLNALLHTANTFSLPLCKGNALDQFFCEIPQILKLSCSNSYFREAGLLVVSACLGFGCFVFIVVSYVQIFRAVLRIPSEQGRHKAFSTCLPHLAVVSLFVSTAMFAYLKPPSISSPSLDLVVSVLYTVVPPAVNPLIY is encoded by the coding sequence atgtcctacgaccgctacattgccatctgcaaacccctgcactacgggaccctcctgggcagcagagcttgtgtccacatggcagcagctgcctgggccactgggtttctcaatgctctgctgcacacggccaatacattttcactgccactctgcaagggcaatgccctagaccagttcttctgtgaaatcccccagatcctcaagctctcctgctcaaactcctactTCAGAgaagctgggctccttgtggttagtgcctgtttaggatttgggtgttttgtgttcattgtcgtgtcctatgtgcagatcttcagggccgtgctgaggatcccctccgagcagggacggcacaaagccttttccacgtgcctccctcacctggccgtggtctccctgtttgtcagcactgccatgtttgcctacctgaagcccccctccatctcctctccatccttggacctggtggtgtctgttctttacacagtggtgcctccagcagtgaaccccctcatctac